A window of the Methanomicrobiales archaeon genome harbors these coding sequences:
- a CDS encoding VWA domain-containing protein, producing MRNGRVAWLLIGLFVLAASASAAGEGIPHHMVVSSPWISAGGNTASISVQVFDINNESVSGAEVTLQCLDPTLGKVSSLTYTTRSPDGLAIKDGQVPLFTANSVSGRANVSIAARKMVNGTLYQIDHVYEQKIDHAEPYKYGYLLYNPSAPVDSITPITICMADRYGNRIDNVRETDLGLTPEEVKFTVTSPGGEARFENGATTITRPVTVDGNVTVNLRLSSLEGEHFLVVSPKVASVGEQHLIITGIGYRPVAIIADVSPAGDPPKVPADGKSKFTVTFHVHDAWMNPVAHHQLDITTSLPGEPGKSILTNSEGNVMITYGPKTTIGTITIKARSAVYPEVNCSQVVQFVNTDPVSMMLTASPQSMPSLEVNPNSSSNIMAKVVDSAGNPVPNETVSFVLIPSTYPDSQVHQPYLLNSSTVSDEDGFAIVRFVPGEFKEYGSVGFDPQSRAECRIQATWRSNVSSIKLEWLNYPYLSVDTSVQPQTVAVNNTTDITIRLKGDGYALQPKPIDVVLCIDRSGSMLYDDPDRMHSVREAAKVFVDEMVAQDRVALVTFGRNGYISRPGYNSGISTSEIDNAYVYPKTYSAYATIDKSLSADFSSVKTALDRIVPDYATPMRYGLYRSINHLVSSGNPSSIKAVVVLSDGDYNYYGDPLARGTGYTGYDPDDFGDLTSAYYKFTSLGTGTSSNQNMSNYARNNNIIIYSIGYADSLSSGGRNTLRILAEGSGGKYYNGSASNIEDVYKAIAGDLKQEAGVNTAMSLSFDNVMVNNISWSGDNVFQYQYVNPESTRIYSYNETHEVIPEHCIDQTLDWSDRTLDFNIGTIHVGQVWETTFRMKVLKEGNINVFGSGSTISFNNGTEFLELPDTYITAVAAFNETGITTYNLEVSNLHIRNPDSIRDFVEIEWDTTYTGDLNLPVTEELSYSNDGEKTWTKFYSISTSNWSDDGSLMKTRTGNLDIRYLPEGEYVIRVYATAPDAYDSWAKVETVYTTSGNYIKLE from the coding sequence ATGAGGAATGGAAGAGTAGCATGGCTGCTCATCGGGCTCTTCGTCCTGGCAGCCTCGGCATCTGCAGCTGGCGAAGGGATCCCGCACCACATGGTCGTCAGCAGTCCCTGGATCAGTGCCGGCGGCAATACCGCCAGCATCAGCGTGCAGGTGTTCGATATCAACAACGAATCGGTCAGCGGGGCAGAAGTCACGCTGCAATGCCTGGATCCCACTCTGGGGAAAGTGAGTTCGCTCACCTACACCACGCGGTCCCCGGATGGACTCGCCATCAAGGATGGCCAGGTTCCTCTGTTCACCGCGAATAGTGTCAGTGGAAGAGCGAACGTATCCATCGCCGCCCGGAAGATGGTGAACGGCACACTCTATCAGATCGACCACGTCTACGAGCAAAAGATAGACCACGCGGAGCCGTACAAATACGGCTACCTGCTGTACAATCCATCCGCACCTGTGGATTCGATTACACCCATCACCATATGCATGGCCGACAGGTACGGCAACAGGATTGACAATGTGCGTGAGACGGATCTGGGATTGACACCCGAAGAGGTGAAGTTTACCGTCACCTCGCCGGGCGGTGAAGCACGCTTCGAGAACGGGGCTACGACAATCACCAGACCTGTCACCGTGGATGGCAATGTCACCGTGAACCTCCGGCTCTCCTCCCTGGAAGGGGAGCACTTCCTGGTGGTCTCCCCCAAGGTGGCCTCGGTGGGAGAGCAGCATCTGATAATCACGGGTATCGGATACCGCCCGGTCGCCATCATCGCTGACGTATCTCCGGCAGGCGATCCACCGAAAGTGCCTGCCGACGGCAAGAGCAAATTCACGGTCACCTTCCATGTCCACGACGCCTGGATGAATCCGGTCGCCCATCACCAGCTGGACATCACGACCTCGCTGCCGGGTGAGCCGGGGAAGTCCATCCTGACGAACTCCGAGGGGAACGTGATGATCACCTACGGCCCGAAGACCACGATTGGCACGATCACTATTAAAGCCCGATCCGCCGTCTACCCCGAGGTGAACTGTTCCCAGGTCGTCCAGTTCGTGAACACCGATCCCGTCTCCATGATGCTCACTGCAAGCCCGCAGTCCATGCCGAGCCTGGAGGTGAATCCCAACAGTTCCTCGAACATCATGGCAAAGGTGGTGGATTCTGCAGGAAATCCTGTACCGAACGAGACAGTAAGCTTTGTCCTTATTCCTTCCACCTACCCGGACTCGCAGGTCCATCAACCCTACCTCCTCAACTCGTCCACTGTATCGGACGAAGACGGATTCGCCATCGTGCGGTTCGTTCCGGGAGAATTTAAGGAGTATGGCTCCGTGGGCTTCGATCCCCAATCCAGAGCCGAATGCAGGATTCAGGCGACATGGCGCTCGAACGTCAGCAGCATCAAACTCGAGTGGCTGAACTACCCCTACCTCAGCGTGGACACATCCGTGCAGCCCCAGACAGTGGCCGTGAACAACACAACAGACATCACCATCCGCCTGAAGGGGGACGGCTACGCACTTCAGCCAAAGCCCATCGATGTGGTGCTGTGCATCGACCGGTCCGGGAGCATGCTCTACGACGATCCGGACCGGATGCACTCGGTGCGGGAAGCTGCAAAAGTGTTCGTTGACGAGATGGTCGCCCAGGACCGCGTGGCGCTCGTCACATTCGGACGGAACGGTTACATCTCCCGGCCAGGATACAACTCTGGAATATCTACCTCTGAAATCGACAACGCCTATGTGTATCCCAAGACATATTCGGCATATGCGACCATCGATAAATCCCTGAGCGCGGACTTTTCGTCTGTGAAGACTGCTCTGGATAGAATCGTCCCGGATTACGCGACACCCATGCGGTACGGCCTGTATCGATCGATAAACCATCTGGTCAGCTCCGGGAATCCCAGTTCGATCAAGGCAGTCGTGGTGCTGTCAGATGGCGACTATAACTACTACGGAGACCCCCTGGCTCGCGGAACCGGGTATACGGGTTACGATCCGGACGATTTTGGCGATCTCACATCGGCTTACTATAAATTCACCTCCCTTGGAACCGGCACATCCAGCAACCAGAATATGTCGAATTATGCCAGGAATAACAATATTATCATCTACTCCATCGGGTATGCGGATTCCCTGTCTTCCGGAGGAAGAAACACGCTTCGCATCCTTGCAGAGGGCAGCGGAGGCAAGTACTACAACGGGAGCGCTAGCAATATCGAGGACGTCTATAAAGCGATTGCCGGGGACCTGAAGCAGGAGGCCGGGGTGAACACCGCCATGAGCCTCTCGTTCGACAACGTGATGGTCAACAACATCTCCTGGTCCGGCGACAATGTGTTCCAGTATCAGTATGTAAATCCGGAATCGACGCGGATATACAGCTACAACGAGACCCATGAGGTGATACCCGAGCACTGCATCGACCAGACCCTGGACTGGAGCGATCGCACTCTGGACTTCAATATCGGGACCATTCATGTAGGCCAGGTGTGGGAGACGACATTCCGGATGAAGGTCCTGAAAGAGGGCAACATCAACGTCTTCGGCTCGGGATCCACTATCTCCTTCAACAATGGGACGGAATTCCTGGAACTTCCCGACACCTACATCACAGCCGTTGCAGCATTCAATGAGACCGGCATCACCACCTACAATCTGGAAGTGAGCAACCTGCACATAAGGAATCCCGACTCGATCCGGGACTTCGTCGAGATCGAGTGGGACACCACCTACACCGGGGACCTGAACCTCCCGGTGACGGAGGAACTGTCCTACTCCAACGACGGCGAGAAGACCTGGACGAAATTCTACAGCATCTCCACCAGTAACTGGTCCGATGACGGGAGCCTGATGAAGACCCGCACGGGGAACCTCGATATCCGGTACCTTCCGGAGGGGGAGTACGTGATCAGAGTCTATGCAACAGCTCCCGATGCCTACGACTCCTGGGCCAAGGTAGAGACCGTCTACACGACCAGCGGCAACTACATCAAACTGGAATAA